The following are encoded in a window of Clostridium thermarum genomic DNA:
- a CDS encoding TIGR02530 family flagellar biosynthesis protein — MGYRVINGVLYSIGNFPTANDSSKQNIGADRLKDGMSFDAILKTRLNKDEAFNISKHAADRLKDIKLDSTDMKKINEGINMAFEKGAKNCLILYKEVALVTSIENRTIITAVDGNRMKNNVFTNIDSVVIL; from the coding sequence ATGGGTTACAGGGTAATAAATGGAGTACTGTATTCAATTGGCAATTTTCCCACGGCTAATGATAGTAGCAAGCAAAATATAGGTGCAGATAGATTAAAGGATGGCATGAGCTTTGATGCAATATTAAAAACCAGGCTCAATAAGGATGAAGCCTTTAATATATCCAAGCATGCAGCAGATCGGCTAAAAGATATTAAATTAGATAGTACTGATATGAAAAAGATAAATGAAGGTATAAATATGGCCTTTGAAAAGGGGGCAAAAAATTGTCTGATTCTTTACAAGGAAGTTGCGCTGGTTACCAGCATTGAGAATAGGACAATCATCACAGCTGTTGATGGAAACAGAATGAAGAATAATGTGTTTACTAATATAGACAGTGTGGTGATTTTATAA
- a CDS encoding OmpA family protein, producing MARKKSGGSGGPSGGEWLATYSDTMTLLLTFFILLYSFSSVDAQKLKQLAASLQTVFTGQANNAIFDYNMKYGEVPLVGENSFQDQIPIDKSTGDPSMYETVSEFIEKNKLEAVVQITEDSRGIIIQLRDNILFESGSADIKEDSKNILEKISTLVSSFPNEIIIEGHTDNVPIHNQKFASNWELSSARAISVLKYFVEVKKIDPYRVSAHGYGEYRPVKSNDTPQNRAANRRVNILIVTKEGVSE from the coding sequence ATGGCTAGAAAGAAATCAGGAGGATCCGGTGGACCATCTGGTGGAGAATGGCTGGCAACTTATTCTGATACCATGACCTTGTTATTAACTTTTTTTATTCTCCTATACTCCTTTTCCTCTGTGGATGCTCAAAAGCTAAAGCAATTGGCAGCTTCATTGCAGACCGTGTTTACCGGACAAGCCAATAATGCAATTTTTGATTACAACATGAAGTATGGTGAAGTTCCGCTGGTAGGAGAGAATAGTTTTCAAGATCAGATACCAATAGATAAGAGCACCGGAGATCCATCAATGTATGAGACTGTTTCGGAATTTATAGAGAAGAACAAGTTAGAGGCAGTTGTGCAAATAACTGAAGACAGCAGAGGTATTATTATTCAGCTTAGAGACAACATCCTCTTTGAATCCGGCAGTGCAGATATAAAAGAAGACAGTAAAAACATTTTAGAGAAAATAAGCACTTTGGTTTCCAGTTTTCCTAATGAAATCATAATAGAAGGACATACGGACAACGTGCCAATTCACAACCAGAAGTTTGCTAGTAATTGGGAACTATCTTCAGCAAGAGCAATCAGTGTATTAAAGTACTTTGTAGAAGTCAAAAAAATAGATCCCTACAGGGTTTCGGCTCATGGATATGGAGAGTATCGTCCCGTAAAGAGTAATGATACACCACAAAACAGGGCCGCCAATAGGAGAGTAAATATACTAATAGTGACTAAGGAAGGTGTCAGTGAATAA
- a CDS encoding motility protein A, whose product MKKQDLATFIGVLGGTFVIIWGILIGTPLSVFYDFASVVITVFGSITALFINFPISEIKRLIPVMAQSFKDLKLSSFETIQLFTSLSKKARREGLLSLEDEVNNIGDDYLKKGLQMVIDGIEPETIREIMELEIGEMEKRHKAGQDMLKSWAAYAPAFGMIGTLIGLIQMLVNLTDSSSIASGMAVALITTFYGAVMANLIFTPMAAKLAARTDKEAGMREMMLEGILAIQSGVNPRIVEEKLLCYLSPKDRIKYAAQNGEALEGVQQNG is encoded by the coding sequence ATGAAAAAACAAGATTTAGCTACCTTTATTGGAGTTCTTGGTGGTACATTCGTTATAATCTGGGGAATATTAATAGGAACTCCATTGTCGGTATTTTATGATTTTGCTTCAGTAGTTATTACTGTTTTTGGTTCAATAACAGCTTTGTTTATAAACTTTCCTATATCGGAAATTAAAAGACTAATTCCGGTTATGGCGCAAAGTTTCAAGGATTTAAAATTGTCTAGCTTTGAGACTATTCAGTTATTTACCAGTTTGTCTAAAAAAGCAAGAAGAGAGGGGTTACTCTCACTGGAGGACGAAGTTAATAATATCGGTGACGACTATTTAAAGAAAGGTCTTCAGATGGTTATAGACGGTATAGAACCGGAGACTATCCGTGAGATAATGGAACTTGAAATCGGAGAAATGGAGAAAAGACATAAAGCAGGTCAGGACATGCTTAAATCATGGGCGGCATATGCTCCGGCCTTTGGTATGATAGGAACACTTATCGGACTTATACAAATGCTTGTAAACCTTACGGATTCAAGTTCCATAGCTTCAGGTATGGCCGTTGCACTGATAACCACGTTTTATGGAGCAGTTATGGCAAATCTGATTTTTACACCAATGGCGGCAAAACTGGCAGCGAGAACAGATAAAGAAGCTGGTATGAGAGAAATGATGCTAGAAGGTATCCTTGCTATTCAATCCGGTGTAAATCCAAGAATAGTTGAGGAAAAGCTCTTATGCTATCTATCACCTAAGGATAGAATCAAATACGCAGCTCAGAATGGTGAAGCTTTAGAAGGGGTGCAGCAAAATGGCTAG
- the fliO gene encoding flagellar biosynthetic protein FliO, whose amino-acid sequence MDKNTFTLILQLVFFLPFIIFLIFLSMKLGGSKLQNFQKGKFIKVFERTTISKENSLIVVQIGSKGYVMASTTGKLEIIKELEDAELAAITAQKAVPQFSSLQDLYKKIGLKRKGTL is encoded by the coding sequence ATGGATAAAAATACATTTACATTGATCTTACAATTGGTGTTCTTCTTACCCTTTATTATCTTTCTGATTTTTCTTTCAATGAAGTTAGGAGGCAGTAAGCTTCAAAATTTCCAGAAGGGAAAATTCATAAAGGTCTTTGAAAGAACGACTATCTCAAAAGAAAACAGCCTGATAGTTGTACAGATTGGTAGTAAGGGGTATGTCATGGCATCAACCACAGGTAAGCTGGAGATTATAAAAGAGCTGGAAGATGCTGAACTTGCTGCAATAACAGCTCAGAAGGCTGTACCTCAATTTTCGAGCTTACAGGATCTTTACAAAAAAATCGGATTAAAGAGGAAAGGTACCTTATGA
- a CDS encoding flagellar basal body-associated FliL family protein: MSEAVKGKVKSSGNMLKIIIVFMLILLLIGGAGFGGYYIASKSAPKANTGNSVSEKNNTEEAFYEAGEFVVNLADEGSKRYLKVKLVLAYNSENKKLTTELEKKKTVIADSIISTLRIKKTADLCTATGPEELKQELIARINATLSLGKISNVYYNDFFIQ; encoded by the coding sequence ATGAGTGAGGCAGTAAAAGGAAAAGTAAAGTCAAGCGGAAACATGCTTAAGATTATAATAGTATTCATGTTGATTTTACTATTAATTGGAGGAGCAGGTTTTGGCGGCTACTACATTGCATCAAAATCAGCACCGAAAGCCAACACAGGTAATTCGGTATCTGAAAAAAACAATACGGAAGAAGCTTTTTATGAAGCAGGAGAATTCGTGGTGAATTTGGCTGATGAGGGAAGTAAAAGGTATTTAAAGGTTAAATTGGTTCTGGCCTATAATAGTGAAAACAAGAAGTTAACTACTGAATTAGAAAAGAAAAAAACAGTAATAGCTGATTCAATTATATCAACACTAAGAATAAAGAAAACAGCAGATTTATGCACAGCTACAGGACCGGAAGAATTAAAACAGGAGCTTATTGCAAGGATAAATGCAACACTTTCATTAGGAAAGATATCCAATGTATATTATAATGACTTCTTCATTCAGTAA
- the flhF gene encoding flagellar biosynthesis protein FlhF yields MIIKRYLVSNMNEAMTRIRYELGIDAVIISQRKVRKPGLSGFFSGKLIEVTAAVDNSKKADKEAQNKKTDIEEGIDKLKELIKSQPAKVAVEKQVPPEENIVEQVKSASSDVEEKLLKEFAEMKSLLEGISAGNNKTTTARKTKLQTTLEAADINDKNVKKIISNIKNSKEETDENTKLRNAIKKYVTVSKSKMEGIVVLVGPTGVGKTTTIAKLAGKLSLVDKKKVGLITVDTYRIGAVEQLRTYADIMNIPFKVVITLKEMESAINSMKDCDVILVDTTGRSSKNSMQLSELRAFVEKTNSKNVNLVISCTTKEKDVDSIIEGFSILNYDNIIITKLDETTTYGSIINILDCAKKPLNFVTTGQNVPDDIKQLSADEVCKLVLGDETIC; encoded by the coding sequence ATGATTATAAAAAGATATCTGGTAAGCAATATGAACGAGGCTATGACAAGAATCAGATATGAATTGGGAATAGATGCGGTAATTATAAGCCAGAGAAAGGTAAGAAAGCCTGGACTTTCAGGCTTTTTTTCCGGAAAACTGATAGAAGTTACTGCAGCTGTAGATAACTCCAAAAAAGCAGACAAGGAAGCACAAAATAAAAAAACTGATATCGAAGAAGGTATCGATAAGCTAAAGGAATTAATTAAAAGCCAGCCTGCCAAAGTGGCAGTGGAAAAGCAAGTGCCACCTGAGGAAAATATAGTTGAGCAAGTAAAGTCTGCATCTTCAGACGTAGAGGAGAAGCTTCTTAAGGAATTTGCTGAAATGAAGAGCTTATTGGAGGGAATATCTGCCGGTAACAATAAGACGACTACCGCAAGAAAGACAAAACTCCAGACTACCTTGGAAGCTGCAGACATCAATGATAAAAATGTAAAAAAGATAATAAGCAATATAAAAAATAGCAAGGAAGAAACAGATGAAAATACAAAGCTTAGAAATGCTATAAAAAAGTATGTTACGGTATCAAAGTCTAAGATGGAAGGAATAGTGGTTTTAGTAGGACCAACGGGAGTTGGAAAGACAACCACTATAGCAAAATTGGCAGGTAAGCTATCCTTGGTGGATAAGAAAAAGGTTGGACTAATCACTGTAGATACTTATAGAATCGGTGCCGTTGAACAGCTTAGGACCTATGCGGATATCATGAACATTCCCTTTAAAGTAGTTATTACCTTGAAGGAAATGGAGAGTGCCATCAACAGTATGAAGGATTGTGACGTAATTCTTGTAGATACCACCGGACGAAGCAGCAAGAATTCTATGCAATTATCAGAACTTAGAGCCTTTGTGGAGAAGACAAATTCTAAGAATGTAAACCTGGTAATCAGTTGTACTACTAAGGAAAAGGATGTAGATTCAATCATAGAAGGCTTTAGTATACTAAATTATGACAATATCATAATTACAAAGTTGGATGAAACCACAACCTATGGTTCTATCATAAATATTTTAGACTGTGCAAAGAAACCTTTAAATTTTGTGACCACAGGACAAAATGTACCGGATGATATAAAACAGCTTTCTGCAGATGAAGTATGTAAATTAGTTTTGGGGGATGAGACAATATGCTAG
- a CDS encoding fused FliR family export protein/FlhB family type III secretion system protein, with protein MINTGYFLAVLMIFLRMLTFCAAVPIFFPKGTPNIMKVFIAGVLSFVIVPSININNLNSVDSNLEIIFIAINEVLTGLMLGFITNIIFTVMKLAGQLMDTQIGLGMINMFDPNSNTNSTLIETLLYWVSFIVFLFIDGHHLLIKLIIQSFNSINIGNSLLTVGSAGVAINVIIEYFTIGLKIAIPIVLIILITDIVLGLISRAVPQLNLMIMGLPVKILVGFTALTLALPFIYKSMVIAFENLPDIFNNIFKAVPVVLIFASEDKTEEATPKKKSDARKKGQVAKSKEVSLALTLLASTLLLTLLSGYVGNGLMDTLKHFLSSDIAELDYSNLKKLAVTVLYRVAIIFLPVVIPIMAVGVVSNYIQTGFLFTTEPLKMQLSKLNPISGFKRMFSARSAVELLKQLVVVSIVGLVGYNFVKDNINDLLKIGYLSIYNIPREFGNLVISIFIKITMIMIVVAAIDYFYQLYQHKKDLKMTKQEVKEEFKQMEGDPQIKSKIKQKQREIASRRMMASVPDATVVITNPTHIAVALKYEEGGDGAPKVVAKGEDYIAIKIKEIAKENEVPIIENKPLARLIYSEVEIGGEIPVDMYQAVAEVLAVVYRMKKKKK; from the coding sequence TTGATAAATACAGGATATTTCTTGGCAGTACTAATGATCTTCTTAAGAATGCTAACCTTCTGCGCAGCGGTTCCTATATTTTTCCCGAAGGGAACACCTAATATTATGAAAGTCTTTATAGCCGGGGTGTTATCCTTTGTTATTGTTCCATCGATAAATATAAATAATTTAAATTCAGTAGACAGTAATTTAGAAATAATATTCATAGCAATTAATGAAGTTTTGACAGGACTTATGTTAGGCTTTATAACAAATATTATATTTACAGTGATGAAGCTGGCAGGCCAGCTTATGGATACTCAAATCGGACTGGGCATGATAAACATGTTCGATCCAAATTCAAACACGAACAGTACTTTGATTGAAACCTTATTATATTGGGTTAGTTTTATAGTCTTTTTATTCATAGACGGGCATCATTTATTAATTAAATTGATTATACAAAGTTTTAATAGTATAAATATTGGAAACTCCCTACTGACCGTTGGAAGCGCAGGGGTAGCAATAAATGTGATTATTGAGTATTTTACAATTGGTTTGAAAATAGCAATACCTATCGTATTGATAATTCTTATAACAGATATAGTTTTGGGCTTGATCTCAAGGGCAGTGCCACAGTTGAACTTGATGATAATGGGCTTACCCGTAAAGATTTTGGTTGGATTTACTGCCTTAACCCTGGCTTTACCGTTTATTTATAAAAGCATGGTAATAGCTTTTGAAAACTTACCGGATATATTTAACAATATATTTAAGGCGGTGCCGGTGGTTTTAATCTTTGCTTCTGAAGATAAGACTGAAGAGGCAACACCCAAGAAAAAAAGTGATGCGAGAAAAAAAGGACAAGTAGCGAAGAGTAAAGAGGTGTCCCTGGCTCTCACTCTGCTTGCCTCTACCTTGCTGCTAACCCTACTAAGTGGTTATGTAGGCAATGGTTTGATGGATACTTTAAAACATTTTTTAAGCAGCGATATTGCTGAACTTGATTATTCAAATCTAAAGAAGCTTGCAGTGACAGTTTTGTATAGGGTAGCAATAATATTTCTGCCTGTAGTAATACCTATTATGGCAGTGGGAGTAGTTTCTAACTACATTCAGACTGGTTTTTTATTTACCACAGAGCCTTTAAAGATGCAACTTTCAAAGCTAAATCCTATAAGTGGCTTTAAAAGGATGTTTTCTGCCAGATCAGCTGTAGAACTGTTGAAGCAGCTGGTTGTGGTTTCCATAGTGGGTCTTGTGGGATATAACTTCGTAAAGGATAATATCAATGACCTCTTAAAGATTGGGTATTTGTCAATCTATAACATACCCAGAGAGTTTGGTAATTTGGTAATCAGTATATTTATAAAGATAACTATGATTATGATAGTTGTGGCTGCTATAGATTATTTTTATCAGTTGTATCAACACAAAAAAGATTTAAAGATGACTAAGCAGGAAGTAAAAGAAGAATTCAAGCAAATGGAGGGAGACCCTCAGATAAAGTCAAAGATAAAGCAGAAGCAAAGAGAAATTGCCAGCCGACGTATGATGGCAAGTGTACCTGACGCTACTGTGGTAATTACAAACCCCACACATATTGCGGTAGCCTTGAAATATGAAGAGGGGGGAGACGGAGCTCCTAAGGTGGTAGCCAAGGGAGAGGATTATATCGCTATAAAGATAAAGGAAATAGCAAAGGAAAATGAAGTACCGATTATAGAAAACAAACCGCTGGCTAGATTAATATACAGCGAAGTTGAAATAGGTGGGGAGATACCGGTAGACATGTATCAAGCTGTAGCAGAAGTACTTGCAGTTGTATACAGGATGAAGAAGAAAAAGAAATAG
- the flhA gene encoding flagellar biosynthesis protein FlhA, with translation MAVNNGTKINLKNQSDTLVALGVIGIVMMIIIPLPTVLLDILLALNISISVIILMITMFTTEVLQFSVFPTLLLVTTLFRLGLNISSTRLILTEANAGKIIEAFGSFVIGGNYVVGVVIFLIIIIIQFIVITAGAGRVSEVSARFTLDAMPGKQMSIDADLNSGVIDEATARQRRRALQMEADFYGSMDGASKFVKGDAIAGIIVTLINILGGIIIGVVMMGMDINTAAATFVRLTIGDGLVSQVPALLISTASGILVTRSGTDENFGSVVTKQLTAFPKVLGISAGVLFFMGLIPGLPTIPFLLIASVLGYGAYMVSKKQNEKVIKEIETEQLEMMETERKEPENVMSLISVEPMEVEIGYGLIPLADEAAGGDLLQRIASVRRQCAIEMGVVVQPIRIRDNLQLKTNGYVVKIRGTVIASGELMASMLLCMDPTNENTDMPGIRTIEPTFGLPAVWINKDQREEAEIKGLTVVDPTTVMVTHLTETIKAHAYELLGRQEVKMIIDTVKEKYSAVVEELIPDLMTIGEVQKVLQSLLKEKVPIKDMVTILESLADNSRVTKDIELLTEYVRFALARTICAPLIDENRTITVATLDPRVEELISSNLQKSIQGTFPALDPDTTGAILGSIKDVMQSVYFYENQPVFLTSPKIRPAFRRLIEMVYPNIVVLSLNEIPNDVEIRTEGVVTI, from the coding sequence TTGGCTGTTAATAATGGAACAAAAATAAATTTAAAAAATCAAAGTGATACTTTGGTGGCCTTGGGTGTTATAGGTATAGTTATGATGATCATTATACCTTTGCCTACAGTGCTGCTGGATATACTATTGGCTTTGAATATCAGTATATCTGTAATTATTTTGATGATAACCATGTTTACCACAGAGGTACTGCAGTTTTCTGTATTTCCAACATTACTGCTGGTTACTACCCTATTCAGGTTGGGACTTAACATATCTTCAACCAGATTGATATTGACGGAAGCCAATGCAGGTAAGATCATTGAGGCCTTCGGAAGCTTTGTTATCGGTGGCAACTATGTTGTCGGTGTAGTTATATTCTTAATAATTATTATTATTCAATTTATAGTTATTACTGCTGGTGCCGGCAGAGTATCTGAGGTTTCTGCCAGATTCACCTTGGATGCAATGCCCGGTAAACAGATGAGTATAGATGCAGACTTAAATTCCGGTGTAATTGACGAAGCAACAGCGAGGCAAAGAAGAAGAGCCTTGCAGATGGAAGCAGACTTCTATGGATCTATGGATGGTGCCTCTAAGTTTGTAAAGGGTGATGCCATAGCCGGTATCATCGTAACATTGATAAATATTCTAGGTGGTATCATAATTGGCGTAGTCATGATGGGAATGGATATTAACACTGCTGCTGCTACCTTCGTAAGACTCACAATAGGTGACGGTTTGGTAAGTCAGGTACCTGCCTTGCTGATATCAACCGCTTCAGGTATTTTGGTTACCCGTTCCGGTACCGATGAGAACTTTGGTAGCGTGGTGACTAAACAGTTGACTGCCTTTCCTAAGGTATTAGGTATAAGTGCTGGAGTATTATTTTTCATGGGCTTAATACCTGGCTTGCCTACAATTCCCTTCTTACTTATAGCATCAGTTTTAGGCTATGGTGCATACATGGTAAGCAAAAAGCAAAACGAAAAAGTAATAAAAGAAATAGAAACAGAACAATTGGAAATGATGGAGACAGAAAGGAAAGAACCGGAAAATGTAATGAGCCTTATATCTGTAGAACCTATGGAGGTAGAAATCGGATATGGACTTATTCCTTTGGCAGATGAGGCTGCCGGAGGAGATCTACTGCAGAGAATTGCCTCTGTAAGAAGACAATGTGCTATTGAGATGGGGGTAGTGGTTCAACCTATCAGAATAAGAGATAATCTCCAGTTAAAGACCAATGGATATGTAGTTAAAATAAGAGGAACAGTAATTGCATCCGGAGAATTGATGGCCAGCATGCTGCTTTGCATGGATCCAACCAATGAAAATACAGATATGCCGGGTATAAGAACCATTGAACCGACCTTCGGGCTTCCTGCAGTTTGGATTAATAAGGACCAAAGGGAGGAAGCTGAAATTAAAGGACTTACTGTAGTAGATCCTACAACTGTAATGGTGACACATTTGACAGAAACGATTAAAGCTCATGCTTATGAGTTATTAGGCAGACAGGAAGTTAAGATGATTATAGACACAGTTAAGGAAAAATACAGTGCCGTTGTGGAAGAGCTTATTCCTGATTTGATGACTATCGGAGAAGTGCAGAAGGTACTTCAAAGCTTATTAAAGGAAAAGGTGCCAATAAAGGACATGGTTACAATATTGGAGTCCTTAGCAGATAATTCAAGAGTTACAAAGGATATTGAGCTGTTGACGGAATATGTAAGATTTGCCTTGGCAAGAACCATATGTGCACCGCTTATAGATGAAAACAGGACCATTACGGTAGCTACCTTAGACCCAAGAGTAGAAGAACTTATTTCCTCTAATCTTCAGAAGTCTATTCAGGGCACTTTCCCGGCCTTGGACCCTGATACTACCGGAGCTATATTAGGTTCTATAAAAGATGTAATGCAGAGTGTATACTTTTATGAAAACCAACCGGTTTTCCTTACTTCACCAAAGATTCGTCCAGCCTTTAGGAGACTTATTGAAATGGTATATCCCAATATAGTGGTTCTATCACTAAATGAGATACCAAACGATGTGGAAATTAGAACTGAAGGGGTGGTGACCATCTGA
- a CDS encoding flagellar FlbD family protein has protein sequence MIKVIGFNGKDFVLNAEHIEKIEEVPECLITLTNGKKYMVMGNSQEVVEKVIEYKKRIFSHRL, from the coding sequence ATGATAAAAGTAATTGGATTCAATGGAAAAGATTTTGTGTTAAACGCAGAACACATAGAAAAGATTGAAGAAGTGCCTGAATGCCTCATTACATTAACTAATGGAAAAAAGTATATGGTTATGGGAAACAGCCAAGAGGTTGTTGAAAAGGTAATAGAATATAAAAAGAGAATTTTTAGTCATAGGTTGTAG
- a CDS encoding flagellar hook-basal body complex protein, with protein MLRSLYSGITGMRVNQTKMDVIGNNISNVGTTAFKVSRARFQDMISQQVTAATGPMANQGGINPSQVGLGVQLAGIDTVVKQGMMIPTSRNLDVAVDGEGYIMVAKGPKSFDDTKFAVTDHAVTASTDTELLYTRDGSFTLDSEGNLLTSDGYRVMGYSINGSIDADGNLVFADASGVITADEGNLKTLRIPDVVVDGNVELRVRSFSISKEGVISAVLEDGRVSALGQIAMVAFKNPAGLSKMGKNLFQQSVNSGDPVLRSGVGSPDDNSKGYGDMLQGMLEGSNVDLAEQFTDMIVTSRSFQAAGKMITTGDEILQDIINLKR; from the coding sequence ATGTTAAGATCACTATATTCAGGTATAACCGGTATGAGAGTTAATCAAACTAAGATGGACGTTATCGGTAACAATATATCAAACGTAGGTACCACAGCTTTTAAAGTAAGCCGAGCAAGATTTCAGGACATGATCAGCCAGCAGGTTACTGCTGCTACCGGTCCAATGGCAAATCAAGGTGGTATCAATCCTTCACAGGTTGGTCTTGGTGTTCAGCTTGCAGGTATAGATACTGTAGTTAAGCAGGGAATGATGATTCCTACTTCAAGAAACCTTGACGTAGCTGTGGATGGAGAGGGCTACATAATGGTTGCAAAAGGACCAAAGAGCTTTGATGATACGAAATTTGCTGTTACAGACCATGCTGTTACTGCAAGCACAGATACTGAGCTGCTATATACAAGAGATGGTTCTTTTACTTTAGACAGTGAAGGTAACCTGCTGACTTCTGATGGCTATAGAGTAATGGGATATTCTATAAATGGCAGTATTGATGCTGATGGCAATCTTGTATTTGCAGATGCCAGTGGTGTAATAACAGCAGATGAAGGCAATTTAAAAACTTTAAGAATTCCTGATGTGGTTGTCGATGGTAATGTTGAATTAAGAGTTAGAAGCTTTAGTATCAGCAAGGAAGGAGTTATCAGCGCTGTTCTTGAAGATGGTAGAGTAAGTGCACTAGGACAAATTGCAATGGTAGCCTTTAAAAATCCAGCAGGTTTAAGCAAAATGGGTAAAAACTTATTTCAACAGTCAGTTAACTCCGGAGATCCGGTACTGAGAAGCGGTGTAGGTTCACCTGATGACAACAGCAAGGGGTATGGTGATATGCTTCAAGGTATGTTGGAAGGCTCAAACGTAGACTTGGCAGAACAGTTTACTGATATGATAGTAACCTCAAGGTCCTTCCAGGCCGCAGGCAAGATGATTACTACGGGAGATGAAATACTTCAGGATATTATTAACCTAAAGAGGTAA
- the fliP gene encoding flagellar type III secretion system pore protein FliP (The bacterial flagellar biogenesis protein FliP forms a type III secretion system (T3SS)-type pore required for flagellar assembly.), with the protein MKKLTRLLLIFTSVFVILLIVPRTVWAAPESISVPNINLSIDGSSTPTDYVSNIKLLILLTILTLLPSFLVMMTSFTRIAVTFSFLKSAIGAQQSIPNQVLIGLALFLTIFIMAPTYNEVNEKALKPYMENKITQEQAIEEGAKPIRKFMLKQTRQKDLKLFVEIANLEGEITEDNVPLYVVVPAFAISELKTAFTIGFLLYLPFLIIDIVVASVLMSMGMFMLPPVMISLPFKLLLFVMVDGWHLLVKTLITSFT; encoded by the coding sequence ATGAAAAAGCTGACTAGATTATTATTAATTTTTACCTCTGTATTTGTTATATTGCTTATAGTACCAAGAACCGTATGGGCAGCGCCGGAATCAATATCAGTACCGAATATTAACTTGTCAATAGATGGTTCAAGCACTCCTACTGATTATGTTAGTAATATAAAACTTCTAATATTATTAACTATTCTAACACTATTGCCATCTTTTCTAGTAATGATGACAAGCTTTACCAGAATTGCTGTTACTTTCTCTTTCCTTAAAAGTGCTATTGGTGCTCAGCAGTCAATACCAAATCAAGTTCTTATTGGTCTAGCCTTATTTCTAACGATTTTTATAATGGCTCCTACCTATAATGAGGTCAATGAAAAGGCTTTAAAACCATATATGGAAAACAAAATAACCCAGGAACAGGCCATTGAAGAGGGGGCAAAGCCAATCAGAAAATTTATGCTTAAGCAAACCAGGCAAAAGGATTTGAAGCTCTTTGTAGAAATTGCAAATTTAGAAGGGGAAATTACTGAAGATAATGTTCCTCTATATGTGGTTGTACCTGCTTTTGCAATCAGTGAGCTTAAAACAGCCTTTACCATAGGATTTCTCTTATATCTACCATTCCTGATTATTGATATAGTGGTTGCCAGCGTATTGATGTCCATGGGGATGTTTATGCTGCCGCCGGTGATGATTTCACTTCCATTCAAACTTTTGCTCTTTGTCATGGTGGATGGCTGGCATTTACTAGTTAAAACATTAATAACAAGTTTTACGTGA
- the fliQ gene encoding flagellar biosynthesis protein FliQ: MSENLITGILKDAISTGLFVVAPILVVGLVIGLLISIFQATTQIQEQTLTFVPKLIAVAIVGLLTGSWMLHKLVDFTTRVFNIMSNITR, from the coding sequence ATGAGTGAAAATCTGATTACAGGAATTTTAAAGGATGCAATTTCTACAGGTTTGTTTGTAGTAGCGCCTATACTTGTGGTGGGACTTGTTATTGGACTATTGATCAGTATATTTCAAGCTACTACTCAAATCCAAGAACAGACCCTTACTTTTGTGCCTAAATTAATAGCTGTAGCTATTGTTGGGCTTTTGACCGGCAGTTGGATGCTGCATAAGCTGGTAGACTTTACAACAAGGGTTTTTAATATAATGTCAAATATAACCAGATGA